GACATCGGCCTGATGCACACGCTCTTTGCTTTGGAGGATATGCGCGGGTTGACCGTCGGAGAGATCGACGGCGAAATCTGCCTGCGTCTGGACAAGTCCCGCGGTAAGACCTATCTCTCGATGCTGGAAATGTTGTCCGCTTGGGCGGAGCAGGCCGCGAAGCTGAAAGCGGGAGAGATCACCCAAGAGGACTATGACCGCTGGCGCTACAACTATCCCCGATACGACACCACGCAGAGATGGGGCAAGGTTCCGTCACAGGAACTTAGCGACGCATTGACCGCTGCGTTCAAGGACAAGCTGGATACCGACTGAAAAACGACAAAAAAGCCTTTACCGACGCTGCCATCGGTAAAGGCTTTCTCAATATGGATCGTGTCACCCGCAAACCGTGAAAGACCACTTTCCACCCGCAAACCACAGGGGATGCGGAATGATACGGTTTTGGGGCTGTGTTATCAAATTGTTATCAAAAGAGGAACGAGAAGTCCGCAAACGCTGATGCTGAAAGGGTTTCAAGGTTTGACGGAATTATTCCCAATCTATATCATCGCAGGCGGAAGCCTGAATACAACGGACGGACATGGCGCCCTTCTTGCTATAGGCATTCTTATCCAGGCTCTGTCGGGCCAGGCCGTACTTTTGGGTCGAAACTGCGAAAACGCTGCGAAAATGGCCCTTTGGCTCTGTCCAGTCATTCTGTACGGCTACGGAAACGCTGCGAAGTCGGAACCTGCCGAAATAGCCTAAAAACATCGGTCATGCAGCCGAAAAACAGTTTTGGAAGGGCTTACGGAATGAGGATTTTTTGCTAGCCGGGCACAAGTGTACAGTTTAGCCCGACAGAGCCTTTGGCATTTTTTCCTGCTTGTACGCCAGAGGAGTTAACGATGAAAAAAGATGTTGCGGTCAATGCGGCCGAGGCCGTTGCGCCGAAAAAGCCCGAATTTTCCCTGATAGACGAGGATTTGCTCAAATCGCGGATATACACCATCCGCGGAGTAAAGGTCATGCTTGATGCCGATTTGGCAGAAATTTACGGGTATGAAACTCGAAAATTTAATGAACAGGTAAAAAATAATATCGAAAAATTTGATGAAGATTTTCGCTTTCAGCTGACTTCAGAAGAATTTGAAAACTTGAAGTCCAAAATTTGGACTTCAAACTGCGGAAATTCGTTGAATTTCGAC
This region of Fibrobacter sp. UBA4297 genomic DNA includes:
- a CDS encoding helix-turn-helix domain-containing protein — encoded protein: MAIGERIRFFRNKMGVTQKYLGQVVGFPERSADVRMAQYETGSRSPKADLTKALAGYFGVSTDALTVPDIDSDIGLMHTLFALEDMRGLTVGEIDGEICLRLDKSRGKTYLSMLEMLSAWAEQAAKLKAGEITQEDYDRWRYNYPRYDTTQRWGKVPSQELSDALTAAFKDKLDTD